One Mus musculus strain C57BL/6J chromosome 2, GRCm38.p6 C57BL/6J genomic window, tactttctcaaaaaataagtgtTTTCTTCTATAGACAAGGCCATCTTATCTAAATCTGTCTGGTTTTGGCCAACTCGAAAAAGGTAAGAAGTTTAGAGATGTTGTCTGATTGAATAATACCAACTCAACACTAACAATCATTTGATGATTTCAAGTCAACAGAGACTGCCTCAAGTGTATATTGCTAAGGTCAAGGAAAGAGCGAGGGCAGGGTGGGCTCTTTCTTACTCCTTGACAGGACGATTGTGGGATGGCCTTAAAGCTGTACTTTAGAAGCAACACATGTGATTCTGAAaggactggggatgtggctcagtggattGAACTCTTGGAATCAATTTAAACCATCTGCCTGTCCCACCCACTCTCCTAACCCCAAGCTGCAACTATAGGCACATCTCACCACTAAAGGCATCACCATTTTGGATGGCTTTTTCTTCCCTTGTAAAATGATGTAAAATCATGTTACtgccatgtttgtttttgtaggattCAAACTGTGCACACAAGTCTCTAGATTAGCAAGCTTAACACAGCATCTGGAATGTTCTCCTGCATGAAACCCTTGCCCGGGTGAGAGCCCACAAGTCTAACTAGAAAACACAACTGCTTATAGGTAACACagactgctttctttcttcctctgcttgGCTGCCAAGTCCTAACCTATGTTTTAAAACATAGATTTTGTTTGGTCACATGAAAATGCCCAAAATAGTCAATGCTATAATTAGCCCAAGCTGAGTCTCATCTCCTAAAGTCACTACCGGTGTCGGTGTCGTCATGTTTTAGTCTTTCTTTagaaaacccttcccttccttttgtcCCAAGACAGGCTTCCTACTCAAATGTCCCTTACAAAGAAAATCTCCCTGGCTGACTGCCATGGATTTCTCTTCCCATTTCcattttaagtaatttttctgtctgtctcttctagAACAAAGGCAGAAGAAGGCAAAACTTgctggtttatttttaaagaaaacttcacTTCAAGCTGTTATAAACTAGCAAGAGGCTTTATGCAGTCGCATGATTCCAGTAGACTGCATCTGCTGCTAAGGGCTCACGGATGTTCCTGTGAAAACCTCTACCTCAGCCCAGTCTCCCATGAGCCACAGGCTTCCAAATGTACAGTGATTGTCAAGGCTTTCTGCACAGCAGGCACCCACTTCTACCCAGAGGGCGCCCCCAAGTCCTTTGGCTCTTACCAGTTACGTAAAAACAGCAGTGCCGCCTTTTTCTAGAGGCAGCTAATAGCAATGAATTCAACAGgaagtggtggtgtgtgtgtgtgtgtacgcatgagGTAGGCTGTCTAGCTGCAGCCTAGTTATTTACAGAAAGGAACATTTTTCGTTGTTTAAATGTCTATAAAACATAATTTCTAATCTTTCTTAAAGCTGTACAACTATTTAAGTTGTACAAAAGCtggaaaaagaggggaagggaaatgATTATGAACAAAGTGTATAAAGTGTATGAAGTGTATAAGATGCCATAATGACACacattactttgtatgctaacttattaaaaaaaaataagctagGAGAGCTGAGTTAATAGTAAATCCATACTTCAAataaactgttttaaaaaaatttttttaggatATTCCTCTCTTGGATCCCTTTCTACTCTGGAGGGTTCTGACTTCTCAATAAAtctatgttctttaaaaaaaagtttcacgTCACAGAACTTAGGTCAGTCAAGATGTCAAAAGGTTGTGGAGTCAAGTGACCACAGAGAGTTATGCTCCTTTAGGGTAACCAAAAGGTTTTCTTTACCTGGAGGTGGTTCATAGCAACAATCCCAGGGTGGAGGGCGGGTAGGGCCGACAGACAGGACTCTGAGGTAGGAGGATGgctgtgagattgaggccagccaaggcttccTCCTGAGATCTGGGCCTGAGCTAAGAGCAAGAAAATGTCTCAAACAGGTTCTCTCTTAGCACCAGAGATGGCCACTTTCTCCTTATTTGCCTTTAGTCAAAAATCattacaaaagagaaaatggattaGGATCAATACTAGATGTGCTATGAATTGCCAGAACACTGTGACTCCCATGAGTCACAAAGCTAGGGATAGAACATGGAATACACAGCCAGCTGTCCTCATTGTACCTGGCACCACAGAAAACTGTGGTGAGAGCAAAAAGGTTCACCTGGCCCCACAAGGCTTCACTGTGCCCTCGGGCACACATCCTCTGAATTTAGCTATCCTAGCTTCAAAAAATGATTCACACTGGGTgaagtggtacacacctttaaatcctagcactagggagacagaagcaggcatatctctatgagtctgaggccaccctggtctatctACAGTGACACtgtgttctaggacagtcagaactacatAGTCAGAcccaagctaaaaaaaaaacaaaaaaaaaaaacaaaaaaatatctgtggtggcgcacgtcttttatcccagcacttgggaggcagaggcaggtggatttctgagtttgaggccagcctgttctacagagtgagttccaggacagccagggctacacagagaaaccccgtctgaGGGGAgggatgcggggggggggggggggggataaataaataaataaataaaaccagacaGAAAAAAATGACTTATTCATTAGACATATATGGGGAAATATCCAGCTCATAACACTATTCTGTATTAAACtatactttcttttctctctttctctccccctcctcctctttttctttctttcttttttctttctctctctctctctctcttttttttttggtgttttgagacagggtttctctgtgtagacatgtagaccaggctgagctcgaactttcagagatccacctgcttctgcctcttgggtactgagattaaagtccaCTGTCACCACCACCCAACTAAAactagcttttttaaaaaaggatttttttggttttgtttttaagctaaGAGAattgtgagtccaaggccagcctggctacagagagaaaccttatCTTTAAATCTCTGGGCTTACCCCAAGGATTCTGCTTTGCTCGGTGCTGTCCTTGGGCTTCCTATGCTGATACTAAGTAGGTTAAATACCTTGGATGTTGATCCAAGATTATCTTGGACATGACACTTTATGTGGCCACCTAAGTAACAAACTGGCATAATTCACTGCCACCTTACCAGGTTTTCTTCATATTTGGCTATGAAATTCGTAATTACTGTACATACAAATGAACCAAATACTAATTTTGGCCACAAACTGGTTATCAGGCAAACTGCTCATTAGAATCACCCCAGATTGTAAGCCAGTCTATGCCACAATAATGAAACACTTGGTAAAGGGAAGCCACAGTTAAAGTCAAACTGAAAAACCAACATgaaacagaaagggaagaaaaagccACTGCTCAGGGCTTCTTGTGCAGGAAGGATAGTAGTTCTGTTTCTTGCAGACCCAGAAATGGCCATTTCTCCACCCCTGTCTCCCAGTCTTGGCCCATCCCTTTCCAGCCAACAAATATCCTTAGATGTATCTAACTTTCATTTTTTGAAAAAAGTTCCAATTGAGCGATGGTGGCAAAGGCCTTTAATCCCggcgcactcaggaggcagaggcaggtggatctctgattccgaggccagcctggtctacagagggcgttccagggcagccaggactacattgagaaacactgtctagaaaaaaaaaatccccaaaaccaaccgaacaaacaaaaaaagaatctttcTTCAGATTCTTTAACATATTCGCACTCCAATTCGACAAAGGGATCATGACCCAGTGTTCTGAAACAGCAGTGGGGGGCTGGGTCTAAGCCATGAGAAAGAACTGTTCAGTCTTCATCACCCACATCCACACTGATCTGCCTAGAACCCCAGttcccatttttttcttccccaacacccacatgtcTCTGTGAGCAACCAGATTAGAGGCACCGGTGGCATGGAAACGAGAGTGGGGGGAgaagagcgagcgagcgagagacagacagacagacaaggggtGCCAATGAGAATGGGTGGATAGGAACCTAGGTGTTGAGGGAGGATGGGCACCAACTTGGCCTTGAGGTCCGTAGGGCAATCTTGAGATCTATCTGTCCTTCTATCTAGAGGGAAGTAGAGGGGGCTTTCTGTCCATCAAAGAGACCCAAGGGTGCCCATCTGTAGCCACGACGAGCTTTTCTCACGGCCCCATCTCCCACCTGAGGAGCCCCACACTAACAAGGTGTGAATTTCCTTTCCATCTGTCAGTGGAGGGACACTATCCCCCCCAACACCAGGGGTTCCGCTCAGCTCTAGCAGCGTCCGTCGAAACCTGACAGGCTACAGAAAGCAGCCCGAGAAGTCCTGCGGTCCCGACCCGTCCCCTTGGCGTCGGTCTCTCTCCTCAAGACCTCCCGGATCCTCCCCGCCCGCGCGGACGGCGCACGCAGACTTACCCGGAGCTCGCCCTCCGTGCGGTGCAGTCCCAGGCGCCGCAGCCCCACCGCCAGGTCGTTGACACACAGGCCGCCGTCGCGGTTGACGTCGAGTGTCTGGAAGAGGCTCCACAGGCGTAGCTGGTGGTCCGGGCCGCCACAGACGGCGCCGCCGCACGGGTCCCCTACAGAAGCCGGCGACGAGGCGGACGACGAGGCGGTGGCGGCGGCGTCCGGCGGCGGGGAGGCCACGCAGCGGCACAACACACTGCTCACCATCGGGCGCGAGGCGGGGGCGCCGGACGCCGGGCTGAAGGCGGCAGGAGAGCGACCCGAGCGCGGAAGCACGCCGGCTTTCCTCAGACAGCGAGCGCGGGCTCCGAGAAGCCGGCCGACTGGAGGGAGGGGCCGCTTCCGGGAGCCCCGCCCCGCGGCGCGCAGAGGCGCTGACCGCGCCCTCTGGCGCACTGCCGACCAATCATAGGCCGGTATGTCGGCTCCGGGATCAATGAGGGGGCGGAGTCACCGTGCCAGCTCGAAGGCGATTCAAACTGAGGGAGCCGGGGATTGGCTGAAGCTGGGTAATAGGCAAGCAGAAAGCCTTGTGTCCAATTCCCATTCAGAAGCTCTATTTAGACTGCGGAATGATGAGGCTGAGAGGAGCGTTGTGTAAGGAGAGATCGTAGCTAACAGTGGAAATGAAATGTATATGAGGGTAACTGTGGACTGAAGTTAGAAAACACAGCACCattgaataaaatgaaaatttaacgGGCTGACGACTCGAAACCGAGAACACGAATCAAAATCAGGAGGCTAAGCTTTAGGAGTCTTCTAAACTGCCAATAAAACAACTGAATTTTACAACGTAATAGTCGCGACACGAACTGAACGACAGTCTGCTTTTCCAATGGAAGTGAATAATGTCCGTGTGGGCGGACATCCTGAAGCGACAGACAAGACTTTAGACCAATGACCAGGCCAGTTCTAGCAAAGAGGTGTGTCCTCTAGGAGGAATGGCAGGCCTGGAGAGCCAGTGATCGGCCAGATATTTGAGCCACGCCAAACCTGGAGGGCGGGGCTTCTCAGGGATGTGCCGAGGGGCGGGAAGAAGGGAAGTGGGCGGATCTCCGCACACCCCAGCGGAAGAGGCAGATTCAGGAAGCCATTACGCAGCTGGCTGGCGGCGGTCGGGCCGGTCAGGGCTGGGCCCTACGCACTTTGCGTAGCGAGGGGGGTTACTTAAGGCCTGGTACTTGGCCTTGAACAAGCCCTGCCTGTCCCCCTAAAGGGGGTGGGAGTGAAAGAGAGGCgaggctgaggaagaagagaagagaaattggggCTGTTAAGAGcattataatttctttaaaaagagaggaaaggggaggccaTGGCTGTCCCAgccaagaagaggaagatgaactTTTCAGAGCGGGAAGTGGAGATCATCGTGGAGGAACTGGAACTGAAGAAGCACCTGCTGGTGAACCACTTCAATGCTGGGGTCCCTCTGGCTGCCAAGAGTGCAGCCTGGCATGGCATCCTGAGAAGGGTCAACGCTGTGGCCACCTGCCGTAGGGAGCTGCCCGAAGTCAAGAAGAAGTGGTCCGACCTCAAGACCGAGGTCCGTCGCAAGGTTGCCCAAGTCCGAGCTGCTGTAGAAGGTGGCGAAGCTCCAGGGCCCACAGAAGATGATGGAGCTGGTGGGCCTGGGACAGGCagtggcagtggtggcagtggcACAGCCATAGCTCCTGTACTGCTGACCCCTATGCAACAGAGGATCTGCAACCTGTTGGGTGAGGCCACCATCATCAGCCTACCCAGTACCACAGAGATCCATCCCGTGGCCCTCGGATCCACGGCCACTACAGCCGCAGCCACCGTCACCCTGACACAGAGTGAGTGAGCTCTCCTGCTCAATTCAGCTGCATAAATGGGACGGGCCAGCAATACTGGGACAGCCTGGGGCAAATTGGCTGCCAAAGGTCAAAAGTCAGATGGCGATCTTGGAAAGACCATGAGGTCTTCCAAGAACTCCCCAGACTGATcttgttcttttagggtcttcCTCAGCATGTGGCTAGCTGGATCTCCCACATGCTGACCTATGTAGTGTTGAAGGCAGAGATTGTCTGTAGCCCCTCGGGACTTAGGACCTCATATTAATAGGCAGCCAGGATATACTTGTTGAATGACTAACTAGGACTAATACTGCCCAAGTGAGACACCCATTCTGTACAAAGACATTCTGTGTTTTCAGTATACAAACAAACACCAGGCATTTCTCAGGAGCTTCGTGATACCTGTCTATCCATTTGTCCATCAAGCTGTTTATGCTGGGCACCAGAAATACCAAAATAGTTAACATTCCctagaggctagagagatagctcagtgttaaAGTCCTTGCTTAACACTGCAAGAAATTAAATATATAGACCAATTATATTCTACTAGGGcagatgaagtgtgtgtgtgtgtgtgtgtgtgtgtgtgtgtgtatgtgtgtggctttACTATGAGATAGGAAAAGCCAAGGACTCACAAGAAAAAGGGATTTCCTGGTGTGAGGGGAACACATGGCTGATGGCATTGAGAAGTAGGGAAACTAGGAGGTGGGGAGGTTCATGCTGGTAACCCTAGCATTCAAGTGGGAAACCCCTAGGGCTCAAGAGCCAGGGAGCCTCACCTATttagagagttctaggccaggaaatgaactttaaaaaaagaaagaaaaggtatgaACAGCACCTGAGGTTGTCTTTTAATCTCCttccatatgcacacaaacacgtgtgtgtgtgcacatgtgtacctgCATATACATGAACATGTATACACAGTTTCTTAAAAGGTAAACAAGATTGACATCTCCCACATACACAAAGGCCCAAACAATGAGCATTCCTCCCGAGGTTCTCTTTGACGAATGATAACAGAACAAGCTGGTTGGGTTTTGTGTCTGAAATAAGGTTTTGTGTCTGCCCTCACCTCTGAATTCTGCTTAGTCATGACGGGCTTTGAACTGGATCAACCAGACTCTCCAGGGGTATGTGGGTGCATGCTCTCCTCTGCATATTTCTTTAGTCCATATGAGGTCAGAAATGGGTGAAAAGCACTGGTCTAAGTCAGGTACTGTTCTTGAACAGCATCTGCAAGGATGCTCAGGGATCTTATGGACCAATGTGTTtaaggagacagggagacactTTTCTGGACACGTGAGCTGCTATGGCCCTCATCCTTCTTTGATTGGTCATACAGACAGGCTCAAAGCAGCCCAGTGGTTCTGTTGTCTTCTCTGAAACTGAAGAGGACAGTGTCTACCTCTTGTCACTTGGAGGATTCACTGAGCTAAAGAGTATGGAGTGGTATGCAAATATTCTAGTGTGGCAACCTGTATCAGTCTTAGGATTTGC contains:
- the Naif1 gene encoding nuclear apoptosis-inducing factor 1, giving the protein MAVPAKKRKMNFSEREVEIIVEELELKKHLLVNHFNAGVPLAAKSAAWHGILRRVNAVATCRRELPEVKKKWSDLKTEVRRKVAQVRAAVEGGEAPGPTEDDGAGGPGTGSGSGGSGTAIAPVLLTPMQQRICNLLGEATIISLPSTTEIHPVALGSTATTAAATVTLTQIPTETTYHTLEEGVVEYCTAEAPPPLPTEAPVEMIAQPPDTSVKPQALKSRIALNSAKLIQEQRVTNLHIKEIAQHLEQQNGLLQMIRRSQEVQACAQERQAQAMEGTQAALSVLIQVLRPMIKDFRRYLQNNTPNPAPASAPGPVAQNGQPDSIIQ